One genomic window of Desulfuromonas sp. AOP6 includes the following:
- a CDS encoding helix-hairpin-helix domain-containing protein, translating into MFSVYMVSRLVFREENPPAFFVLQDPGAVVGLGDGFPWQGIRQIDDECSPESVILLTFSESGAAAPFYRGGNTPLVSGELLSLTPLNAEKATLSRSWLPASQRIALSIPLHPDRMALVDWTFLPGIGPKLAERIEADRQKNGDFGSLEALQRVTGIGPKRIESWKIFFE; encoded by the coding sequence GTGTTTTCGGTCTATATGGTGAGCCGGTTGGTTTTCCGCGAGGAAAATCCGCCGGCTTTTTTTGTTTTGCAGGACCCGGGCGCTGTGGTCGGACTGGGTGACGGATTTCCTTGGCAAGGCATTCGTCAAATTGATGACGAATGTAGTCCTGAGAGCGTCATTTTGTTGACGTTTTCGGAAAGTGGAGCTGCCGCACCTTTCTATCGTGGAGGAAATACGCCACTTGTCAGCGGTGAACTTCTGTCGCTGACCCCTCTCAATGCAGAAAAAGCCACTTTGTCAAGGTCTTGGTTGCCTGCCTCCCAGCGGATTGCTCTTTCCATTCCCTTGCATCCTGACCGCATGGCCCTAGTCGATTGGACTTTTTTGCCAGGAATCGGACCCAAGTTGGCGGAGCGGATTGAAGCAGATCGTCAAAAAAATGGCGATTTCGGCTCTTTGGAGGCTTTGCAAAGGGTGACTGGAATAGGCCCGAAGCGTATCGAAAGCTGGAAAATTTTTTTCGAGTAA
- the acpS gene encoding holo-ACP synthase, with product MGIAGVGTDLARIGRFRRFVQEGKAGIIDRIFTVEERRYAMAMKDPSPHLAARFAAKEAFLKALGLGLREGISWQDMSIERDELGKPSMRLNGRAAEIFQARGLSALHLSYSHDGDYALATVILEK from the coding sequence GTGGGTATCGCCGGTGTAGGTACAGACCTGGCTCGGATAGGGCGTTTTCGTCGTTTCGTCCAGGAGGGGAAGGCTGGTATCATAGACCGGATTTTCACGGTGGAAGAAAGGCGCTATGCCATGGCCATGAAGGATCCTTCGCCCCACCTGGCTGCTCGTTTCGCTGCTAAAGAGGCTTTTCTCAAAGCACTCGGCCTCGGGCTTCGCGAAGGTATTTCCTGGCAGGACATGTCTATTGAACGGGACGAGCTTGGTAAGCCGTCCATGCGACTCAACGGCCGCGCCGCCGAGATCTTCCAGGCGAGGGGCCTCTCAGCCCTGCATCTTTCCTACAGCCATGACGGCGATTATGCGCTGGCGACGGTTATACTGGAGAAGTGA
- the tsaE gene encoding tRNA (adenosine(37)-N6)-threonylcarbamoyltransferase complex ATPase subunit type 1 TsaE — protein MLSWSVKTESPAQTAELGFLLGRLLDRPLVILLSGDLGAGKTCFTQGVARGLDVNEAEPVTSPTYTLMNQYGGRLPLYHFDLYRLNQLDDLVDIDFDDYLHGDGIVVVEWADRFTELDIDGLRVHIEHKDNDVRSLVFRGNTTRSSELLTALEKCFDRDGNS, from the coding sequence GTGCTGAGCTGGTCTGTTAAGACCGAATCCCCAGCCCAGACGGCGGAGCTTGGTTTTCTGCTAGGGCGTTTGCTTGACAGGCCCCTGGTCATTCTGTTGTCGGGGGATCTCGGCGCTGGAAAAACCTGCTTTACTCAAGGCGTTGCCCGCGGTCTTGACGTCAATGAAGCCGAACCCGTTACCAGCCCGACCTACACCCTCATGAACCAGTACGGTGGCCGGTTACCCCTCTATCACTTTGATCTGTATCGCCTGAATCAACTGGACGATCTGGTCGATATTGATTTCGATGACTATCTCCATGGCGATGGCATCGTGGTTGTTGAATGGGCCGACCGTTTTACAGAACTGGACATCGATGGACTGCGTGTTCATATTGAGCACAAGGATAACGACGTTCGTAGTCTGGTGTTTCGAGGCAATACAACCAGGTCGAGCGAACTGCTCACTGCTCTGGAGAAATGCTTTGACCGGGATGGAAATTCTTGA
- the glmM gene encoding phosphoglucosamine mutase — protein MSKKLFGTDGVRGVANVYPMTTEMAMQLGRAAAYIFKKDNRRHRIVIGKDTRLSGYMIENALSAGICSMGVDVLLVGPLPTPGIAFIARSMRADAGVVISASHNPYQDNGIKFFSRDGFKLPDEVELKIEDLIFSQKIDSLRPTAAEVGKAFRLDDAQGRYIVFLKNSFPGDMDLTGLKIVLDCANGAAYKVAPAVLAELGAEVISIGVSPNGTNINADCGSLHPEILSEKVKEHRAHLGIALDGDADRVIFVDEFGREVDGDHIMAICATQMLAEGRLAHNTLVATVMSNMGLDIALRKAGGKVVKTAVGDRYVVEEMRQHGYNLGGEQSGHMIFLDHNTTGDGMVSALQVLAIMQRSGRSLADLAEIMIALPQVLLNVRVAEKKDINDIADIRKTISAVEKKLGDSGRVLIRYSGTEPLLRVMLEGQDKVEITGYAQEIAAMIEKHLGAGRKKEA, from the coding sequence ATGAGCAAGAAACTGTTTGGCACGGATGGTGTTCGCGGTGTGGCCAATGTCTATCCGATGACCACGGAGATGGCCATGCAGTTGGGCCGGGCCGCTGCCTACATCTTCAAGAAGGATAACCGGCGCCACCGCATTGTCATCGGCAAGGATACCCGTTTGTCCGGCTATATGATCGAAAATGCGCTTTCGGCGGGGATTTGTTCCATGGGAGTCGATGTCCTGCTGGTTGGGCCCTTGCCGACACCCGGAATCGCTTTTATCGCCAGGTCCATGCGCGCTGATGCCGGCGTAGTGATATCCGCCTCCCACAATCCTTACCAGGACAACGGGATCAAATTCTTTTCAAGGGATGGCTTTAAGTTGCCCGACGAGGTCGAGCTGAAAATTGAAGATCTTATTTTCAGTCAGAAAATCGATTCTTTGCGGCCAACGGCAGCTGAAGTCGGCAAGGCTTTTCGCCTCGATGACGCCCAGGGTCGTTATATTGTTTTTCTGAAGAACTCCTTTCCGGGCGATATGGATCTGACCGGCCTGAAAATCGTGCTGGACTGCGCCAACGGGGCCGCTTACAAGGTGGCTCCTGCTGTGCTGGCGGAGCTCGGGGCCGAGGTCATCTCCATTGGCGTGTCGCCCAACGGTACCAATATCAATGCCGACTGCGGTTCTCTGCACCCTGAGATTCTGTCGGAAAAGGTCAAGGAGCACCGTGCCCATCTTGGTATCGCCCTTGATGGTGATGCCGATCGGGTGATCTTCGTCGATGAATTCGGGCGCGAAGTCGATGGTGATCACATCATGGCCATTTGCGCTACCCAGATGCTGGCCGAGGGACGGCTTGCCCATAACACTTTGGTCGCGACGGTTATGAGCAACATGGGGCTGGATATCGCTTTACGCAAGGCGGGTGGCAAGGTCGTCAAGACAGCCGTCGGCGATCGCTACGTGGTGGAGGAAATGCGCCAGCATGGGTACAACCTTGGTGGTGAACAGTCCGGGCATATGATCTTTCTTGATCACAACACGACCGGCGACGGCATGGTTTCCGCATTGCAGGTGCTGGCCATTATGCAACGCAGCGGGCGTTCTCTGGCTGATTTGGCGGAAATCATGATCGCCCTGCCCCAGGTATTGCTCAATGTCCGAGTGGCTGAGAAAAAAGATATCAACGACATTGCCGACATTCGTAAAACGATTTCAGCGGTGGAAAAAAAACTGGGCGACTCCGGACGTGTGCTTATCCGCTACAGTGGTACGGAGCCCCTATTGCGCGTCATGCTGGAAGGACAGGATAAGGTGGAGATTACCGGTTACGCCCAGGAAATAGCGGCCATGATCGAGAAACATCTCGGTGCCGGCAGGAAAAAGGAGGCATGA
- a CDS encoding pyridoxine 5'-phosphate synthase — MAKLGVNVDHVATVRQARGTVEPDPVMAAALAELAGAEGITVHLREDRRHIQDRDVEILRKTVKTRLNLEMAATDEMVAIALKILPDMVTLVPEKREELTTEGGLDICMNRHHVQKQTGFLRQGGLVVSLFVDPDLEQIKMAHRVGAQFVEIHTGTYCEARLPEDRQKELQKIEQAIRAARKLGLGVNAGHGLNYLNLREVVALGGIEEYNIGHSIVSRAVLVGMERAVREMVALVKGG; from the coding sequence GTGGCCAAGTTGGGGGTCAATGTCGATCATGTAGCCACTGTGCGCCAGGCGAGGGGGACCGTCGAGCCTGACCCGGTCATGGCTGCCGCTTTGGCGGAGTTGGCTGGCGCGGAAGGAATTACCGTCCATCTGCGGGAAGATCGGCGCCACATTCAGGACCGGGATGTCGAAATCCTGCGGAAAACCGTGAAAACCCGCCTCAATCTGGAAATGGCCGCCACCGACGAAATGGTGGCCATCGCCCTCAAAATACTGCCCGATATGGTGACCCTTGTCCCGGAAAAACGGGAAGAGCTTACCACCGAAGGGGGGCTCGATATCTGTATGAACCGCCATCATGTGCAGAAACAGACGGGTTTTCTGCGTCAGGGGGGGCTCGTCGTCAGTCTTTTTGTGGATCCCGATCTTGAGCAGATCAAGATGGCGCATCGCGTCGGCGCCCAGTTTGTTGAGATCCACACGGGAACCTACTGCGAAGCACGTCTCCCGGAAGATCGCCAGAAGGAGCTGCAGAAGATTGAGCAGGCTATCCGTGCCGCACGAAAGCTGGGGCTTGGAGTCAATGCCGGTCATGGCCTGAATTATCTGAACCTCCGCGAAGTGGTAGCCCTCGGCGGGATAGAAGAATACAATATCGGGCACAGCATTGTTTCCAGGGCGGTTCTGGTCGGCATGGAGCGCGCGGTTCGCGAAATGGTCGCCCTGGTCAAGGGAGGCTGA
- the cimA gene encoding citramalate synthase gives MSLIQLYDTTLRDGTQAEDVSFLVADKIHIAQKLDELGIHYIEGGWPGSNPKDIAFFKDVKKVRLQQAKIAAFGSTRRAKTTPDKDNNIRTLVQAEPDVVTIFGKTWDFHVREALRISLEENLELIFDSLEYLKKNVGEVFYDAEHFFDGYRANPEYALKTLKAAEEAGVDCIVLCDTNGGTLPHQLPEILAAVKKTVKTPLGIHTHNDSECAVANSLVAVEHGIVHVQGTINGFGERCGNANLCSIIPALRLKMDKECVSDEQLSRLRPLSRYIYELANMVPNKHQPYVGNSAFAHKGGVHVSAIQRHPETYEHIRPEKVGNVTRVLVSDLSGRSNILAKAEEFNINLDSKDPVTLEILENLKEMENKGYQFEGAEASFELLMRKALGNLRHYFSVIGFRVIDTKRHEDEKPLSEATVQVKVGGKIEHTAAEGNGPVNALDNALRKALENFYPQIKEIKLLDYKVRVLPTGKGTASITRVLIESGDKTGRWGTVGVSDNIIDASYHALIDALLYKLIKDQ, from the coding sequence ATGAGTTTGATTCAACTCTACGATACGACGCTGCGCGACGGTACTCAGGCTGAAGACGTATCCTTTCTGGTGGCGGACAAGATCCATATTGCCCAAAAGCTGGACGAGCTGGGGATTCACTACATTGAAGGCGGTTGGCCCGGTTCCAATCCCAAGGATATCGCCTTTTTCAAGGATGTGAAAAAGGTTCGCCTGCAGCAGGCGAAAATCGCCGCTTTTGGTTCGACCCGTCGGGCCAAGACCACGCCTGACAAAGACAACAATATCCGCACCCTGGTTCAGGCCGAGCCGGACGTCGTGACGATCTTCGGCAAGACCTGGGATTTTCATGTGCGGGAGGCGCTGCGCATCAGTCTGGAGGAAAATCTCGAACTCATCTTTGACTCGCTAGAGTATCTCAAGAAGAATGTCGGCGAAGTCTTTTACGATGCCGAGCATTTTTTCGACGGTTATCGTGCCAATCCCGAATATGCCTTGAAAACCCTCAAGGCAGCCGAGGAAGCTGGCGTTGATTGCATCGTTCTGTGTGACACCAATGGGGGCACTCTTCCTCATCAGTTGCCTGAGATTCTTGCGGCGGTGAAAAAAACCGTCAAAACACCTCTGGGTATTCACACCCACAACGACAGTGAATGTGCCGTGGCCAACTCGCTTGTGGCCGTGGAGCATGGCATCGTTCATGTACAGGGTACAATTAACGGTTTCGGCGAGCGTTGCGGCAACGCCAATCTTTGCTCCATCATTCCGGCCCTGCGCCTCAAGATGGACAAGGAATGCGTATCCGATGAACAGTTGAGTCGGCTGCGGCCCCTTTCCCGTTACATTTATGAGTTGGCCAACATGGTGCCCAACAAACACCAACCCTACGTGGGGAATTCGGCCTTTGCCCACAAGGGGGGCGTGCACGTGTCGGCAATCCAGCGTCATCCCGAAACGTATGAACATATCCGGCCCGAAAAAGTTGGCAACGTCACCCGGGTCCTGGTCTCCGATCTCTCCGGGCGCTCCAACATCCTAGCTAAAGCCGAAGAGTTCAATATCAATCTTGACAGCAAAGATCCGGTTACCCTTGAAATTCTCGAAAACCTGAAGGAAATGGAAAATAAAGGATACCAGTTCGAAGGCGCCGAAGCTTCCTTTGAGCTCCTCATGCGCAAGGCTCTGGGTAACCTGCGCCATTATTTCTCCGTTATCGGCTTCCGGGTTATCGACACCAAGCGGCACGAGGATGAGAAACCCCTGTCGGAGGCGACTGTTCAGGTCAAGGTGGGGGGCAAGATTGAGCACACCGCCGCTGAAGGCAATGGCCCTGTGAACGCCCTGGATAATGCCCTGCGCAAGGCCCTCGAAAACTTTTATCCTCAAATCAAAGAGATTAAACTCCTGGACTACAAGGTGCGAGTGCTGCCGACGGGGAAGGGGACGGCCTCTATCACGCGTGTCTTGATAGAATCCGGTGACAAGACGGGGCGCTGGGGGACTGTTGGAGTCAGCGATAATATTATCGATGCCTCCTATCATGCCCTCATTGATGCCCTGCTCTATAAGCTGATCAAAGACCAGTAG
- a CDS encoding aspartate kinase — protein MALVVQKYGGTSVGTIDRIRNVARRVAKTYDDGNDVIVVVSAMSGETNKLVALANEMCEFPSEREYDVLVATGEQVTIALLSMCLQSMGYKAKSYMGHQIPILTDSVFSRARIEKIDDKKIREDLKNGSIIVVAGFQGTDREGNVTTLGRGGSDTSAVAVAAALKADVCEIYTDVDGVYTTDPRIVPTASKIEKVSYDEMLEMASLGAKVLQIRSVEFAKKYGVIVHVRSSFNDNPGTLVMKEDADMESVLVSGITYNKDEAKISVMRVPDKPGIAAQLFSPLSHAGITVDVIIQNVSNEGYTDMTFTVPRADFKKALKIVQETAKDIGAGGVLQDESIAKVSIVGVGMRSHSGVASKMFQTLSQEGINIQMISTSEIKVSCVIDEKYTELAVRVLHEAFDLSKKDAKAE, from the coding sequence ATGGCCCTCGTAGTACAGAAGTACGGTGGGACCTCTGTTGGAACCATCGATAGAATCCGCAATGTGGCGCGCCGCGTGGCCAAGACCTACGATGATGGGAATGATGTCATCGTCGTTGTGTCGGCCATGTCCGGAGAAACCAACAAGTTGGTCGCCTTGGCCAACGAAATGTGTGAATTCCCCAGCGAGCGTGAATATGACGTCCTTGTCGCCACTGGAGAGCAGGTCACCATCGCGCTGTTGTCCATGTGCCTGCAGTCCATGGGCTACAAGGCCAAGAGCTACATGGGACACCAGATCCCTATTCTTACCGACAGCGTTTTTTCCAGGGCGCGCATTGAAAAAATTGACGACAAAAAGATCCGGGAAGATCTCAAAAACGGGTCTATTATCGTGGTCGCCGGTTTCCAGGGCACCGACAGGGAAGGGAATGTGACCACCTTGGGGCGTGGCGGTTCGGATACCTCCGCCGTTGCTGTGGCCGCAGCCCTCAAGGCAGATGTCTGCGAAATCTATACGGATGTGGACGGCGTCTACACGACTGATCCGCGCATTGTACCGACCGCATCCAAGATTGAGAAGGTTTCCTATGACGAAATGCTCGAAATGGCCTCCCTCGGCGCCAAGGTTCTGCAGATCCGCTCTGTAGAGTTTGCCAAAAAATATGGGGTGATTGTGCATGTTCGTTCCAGTTTCAACGATAATCCAGGCACGCTGGTGATGAAGGAGGATGCAGATATGGAATCCGTGCTGGTTTCAGGTATTACCTATAACAAGGATGAAGCAAAAATTTCGGTGATGCGCGTACCTGATAAGCCGGGTATTGCGGCGCAACTTTTCTCCCCCTTGAGCCACGCGGGAATCACGGTGGATGTGATTATCCAGAACGTCTCCAATGAGGGATACACCGACATGACCTTCACTGTGCCCCGGGCGGATTTCAAAAAAGCCCTCAAAATCGTACAGGAGACCGCCAAGGACATCGGTGCCGGCGGCGTGCTTCAGGACGAGAGTATCGCCAAAGTATCCATCGTTGGCGTCGGCATGCGTTCCCACTCGGGTGTTGCCAGTAAAATGTTCCAGACTCTCTCCCAGGAGGGTATCAACATCCAGATGATCTCCACCAGCGAGATCAAGGTCTCCTGTGTTATCGACGAGAAGTATACCGAACTGGCCGTTCGTGTGCTGCACGAGGCGTTTGACCTGTCCAAAAAGGACGCCAAGGCAGAGTAG
- a CDS encoding CBS domain-containing protein: protein MLHAKDIMTTKVHTVTPATTVDELARLFVETGVNAMPVVDEEGVLLGLVTQTDLVEQDRPLHIPTVISIFDWVLYLESEKDFREEVQRITARTVGEIYTPDVEACTLETSVAEIASVMTEKKVHLLPVVDEGKLVGVVARLDVIRSMGR, encoded by the coding sequence ATGCTGCACGCTAAAGATATCATGACAACAAAAGTCCATACGGTAACTCCCGCCACCACAGTGGACGAACTGGCGCGCCTCTTTGTAGAAACGGGTGTCAATGCCATGCCGGTGGTTGATGAGGAGGGCGTCCTCCTCGGCCTGGTGACCCAGACTGACCTGGTTGAACAGGATCGCCCCCTGCACATTCCTACGGTGATCTCGATTTTCGATTGGGTACTCTATCTGGAAAGTGAAAAGGATTTTCGCGAAGAAGTGCAAAGAATCACAGCCCGCACCGTCGGAGAGATCTATACACCGGATGTCGAGGCTTGTACGCTGGAGACCAGTGTCGCCGAAATTGCCTCGGTCATGACCGAGAAAAAGGTCCACCTCCTTCCCGTTGTCGATGAAGGAAAGCTTGTTGGTGTCGTGGCCCGTCTCGATGTCATTCGCAGCATGGGACGTTGA
- a CDS encoding CdaR family protein, with the protein MFAKMMENWLLKLLSLSFALVLWFFVMGEQKLELGYAVPLELKNTPQGLMVANEVPSLVDVRISGPRTLLMNLSPSDISISVDLKDLQPGLTSFKRLEERLNIPSALKVTRLSPSFVDVKLERIRSKTVPVMPVVSGRPAEGFVVKSVRATPDRVDIEGAESELKDVTEISTESVDVEGVKESFTLMVPINYRGKYTGLKDKKSAEVLVVVEPLPGDLKQGERKRPE; encoded by the coding sequence ATGTTCGCCAAAATGATGGAAAACTGGCTTCTTAAACTGCTTTCGCTCTCTTTTGCCCTGGTGCTGTGGTTTTTTGTCATGGGGGAGCAGAAACTGGAGTTGGGCTATGCCGTCCCTCTGGAGCTCAAGAATACGCCCCAAGGGCTGATGGTAGCCAACGAGGTGCCCAGTCTGGTCGACGTACGCATCAGCGGTCCCCGGACTCTCCTCATGAACCTGAGCCCCAGCGATATCAGCATCTCTGTCGACCTCAAGGATCTTCAACCTGGATTGACCTCCTTTAAACGTTTGGAAGAGAGGCTGAATATTCCCAGTGCTCTCAAGGTGACCCGGCTTTCACCCTCCTTTGTCGATGTCAAGCTTGAGCGCATTCGTAGCAAAACTGTGCCGGTCATGCCGGTTGTTTCCGGGCGCCCTGCCGAGGGCTTTGTGGTCAAGTCTGTCCGGGCCACGCCGGATAGGGTCGATATCGAAGGGGCCGAAAGCGAACTCAAGGATGTGACGGAGATCTCAACCGAGTCCGTCGACGTGGAGGGAGTGAAGGAAAGCTTTACCTTGATGGTACCCATCAACTATCGAGGCAAATACACGGGACTCAAGGATAAAAAATCAGCTGAGGTTCTTGTGGTGGTAGAACCACTACCGGGTGATTTGAAGCAAGGGGAAAGGAAGAGGCCGGAATGA
- a CDS encoding peptide chain release factor 3 → MKKFNQKEVDRRRTFGIISHPDAGKTTLTEKLLLFGGAIQMAGAVKARKASRHATSDWMAMEQERGISVTSSVMKFNYRDYEVNLLDTPGHQDFSEDTYRVLTAVDSALMVIDSAKGVETQTKKLMEVCRMRNTPIMTFINKLDREGKEPLELLSDIEETLQIECAPMTWPIGMGKRFRGTYNLYRKQLFLFSSGKETKQQDGFLFEDLADPRLDDLLGSQADELRMDIELLEGAANPFELEEYLKGNQTPVFFGSAINNFGVQEMLDTFVELAPAPRPRQTLTREVSPYEEEFSGFVFKIQANMDPAHRDRIAFFRICSGKFTRGMKVRHHRIGKEIPIANATIFMAQDRTHIEEAFPGDIIGIHNHGTIKIGDTFTTKEPLKFTGIPSFAPEHFRRVRLKNPLKTKQLEKGLIQLAEEGAVQLFRPLINSDYILGAVGVLQFDVIMSRLKAEYGVEALYEGIDYATARWIGCDDRKMMADFEKKNQASLALDAEGNLTFLASSEWRLGHTIEQWPGVCFHKTREHN, encoded by the coding sequence GTGAAAAAGTTTAATCAGAAAGAGGTCGACAGGCGTCGTACCTTCGGGATCATCAGCCACCCGGACGCCGGCAAAACAACCCTGACGGAAAAGCTTCTCCTTTTCGGCGGCGCCATCCAGATGGCCGGCGCCGTCAAGGCTCGCAAGGCCTCGCGCCATGCCACCAGTGACTGGATGGCCATGGAACAGGAGCGCGGAATTTCTGTTACTTCCTCAGTCATGAAGTTCAACTACCGTGATTATGAAGTCAATCTGCTTGATACCCCCGGTCACCAGGATTTCTCCGAAGATACCTACCGTGTGCTGACAGCTGTCGATAGTGCTCTCATGGTCATTGACAGTGCCAAAGGGGTTGAGACTCAGACCAAGAAGCTGATGGAAGTCTGCCGCATGCGCAATACTCCTATTATGACTTTCATCAATAAATTGGATCGCGAAGGCAAGGAGCCCCTGGAACTTCTTTCAGACATTGAAGAGACGCTTCAGATCGAATGCGCGCCCATGACCTGGCCCATCGGCATGGGGAAACGCTTTCGCGGTACCTACAACCTTTATCGTAAGCAGCTCTTTCTGTTCAGTTCCGGTAAGGAGACTAAGCAACAGGACGGATTCCTGTTTGAAGACCTTGCCGATCCCCGTCTGGATGACCTGCTCGGAAGCCAGGCGGATGAGCTGCGCATGGACATTGAGCTGCTGGAGGGGGCCGCCAATCCCTTCGAACTAGAGGAATATCTGAAGGGTAATCAGACACCGGTATTTTTTGGTAGCGCCATCAATAACTTCGGTGTTCAGGAAATGCTGGACACTTTTGTGGAATTGGCTCCTGCCCCCCGTCCGCGGCAGACGTTGACGCGGGAGGTCTCGCCTTATGAAGAGGAGTTTTCCGGTTTCGTCTTTAAAATCCAAGCCAACATGGATCCTGCCCATCGAGATCGTATCGCTTTTTTCCGTATATGCTCGGGCAAGTTTACCCGAGGGATGAAGGTCAGGCACCACCGCATCGGCAAGGAAATTCCCATCGCCAACGCCACCATCTTCATGGCCCAGGACCGCACCCATATCGAAGAAGCTTTTCCCGGTGATATCATCGGCATCCATAACCACGGAACGATCAAGATTGGGGATACCTTCACGACCAAGGAACCACTGAAATTCACCGGAATTCCCAGCTTCGCTCCCGAACACTTTCGCCGTGTCCGTTTGAAAAATCCCCTGAAAACCAAGCAGCTGGAAAAGGGACTTATCCAGCTGGCTGAAGAAGGGGCCGTGCAGCTTTTTCGCCCCCTCATCAATAGCGATTACATCCTGGGGGCCGTGGGAGTACTGCAGTTTGACGTCATTATGTCCCGGCTGAAGGCCGAATATGGCGTAGAAGCCCTTTATGAAGGCATCGATTATGCCACGGCCCGCTGGATAGGTTGTGACGACCGTAAAATGATGGCCGATTTTGAGAAGAAGA
- a CDS encoding NAD(P)H-hydrate dehydratase — protein MKLYSADQVREFDRQTMDEIGIPGIVLMENAGVAATNLFCAHFVDVFPGPVVVLAGKGNNGGDGYVMARHLLNRGWQVVTLILAESEAISGDAAHNLRALIACGGVVEFCPEETSLDLALESLNVRVIIDALFGTGLSSPVRGHYARAIDWINGKGYPVFSVDIPSGIDATNGRVLGRAVKAKETVTFAVGKVGQVLAPGCEYVGRLHVADIGIPPQVTSRGRGVVFVEAAEASALFPMRPFAGHKGTFGHLVVVGGSKGKSGAAAMTAEGALRSGAGLVTVACPAGIHDILETKLTEAMTVSLPDAAGSLDLRAYDDIKRLWRQKQALALGPGLGLSEGGAALAGCIVRDCPLPLVVDADGINVLCDQKDLLSARPAGTTVLTPHSGEMSRLTGVPVSEIEADRVGVAGDFAKKYGVVLVLKGARTVIASPDGDLFINSTGNPGLATGGMGDVLTGVISGLLVQGLPPLEAAVLGVFWHGCAADDLGQVQGNAGMTATDLLRQLPLTRHQILT, from the coding sequence ATGAAGCTGTACAGTGCTGACCAGGTGCGGGAGTTTGACCGCCAGACCATGGACGAGATTGGCATTCCCGGCATTGTTCTCATGGAAAACGCCGGCGTCGCTGCCACTAACCTGTTCTGTGCCCATTTTGTCGACGTTTTCCCCGGACCAGTCGTCGTGCTGGCCGGCAAAGGAAACAACGGCGGCGACGGTTATGTCATGGCCCGTCATCTGCTCAACCGTGGCTGGCAGGTTGTCACCCTGATCCTCGCTGAAAGTGAGGCTATCAGCGGAGATGCGGCGCACAACCTGAGGGCTCTGATAGCCTGCGGGGGAGTTGTCGAGTTCTGCCCCGAGGAGACGTCTCTCGATCTGGCCCTGGAGAGTCTGAATGTCCGCGTCATTATTGATGCCTTGTTCGGGACCGGCTTGTCCTCACCGGTTCGTGGTCATTATGCCAGAGCCATCGACTGGATCAACGGGAAGGGCTATCCAGTTTTTTCCGTTGACATCCCTTCGGGGATAGACGCGACCAACGGTCGCGTGCTAGGCAGGGCGGTAAAGGCCAAAGAGACGGTTACCTTCGCAGTCGGTAAAGTAGGACAGGTGTTGGCGCCGGGGTGTGAATATGTTGGCAGGTTGCATGTTGCCGATATCGGGATTCCCCCACAGGTGACGAGTCGTGGGCGAGGTGTTGTCTTCGTAGAGGCCGCCGAAGCCTCCGCGCTTTTTCCAATGCGTCCCTTCGCTGGCCATAAAGGGACTTTCGGGCACCTGGTGGTCGTGGGCGGATCAAAAGGAAAATCCGGAGCGGCCGCCATGACCGCAGAAGGAGCCCTGCGATCCGGGGCCGGACTGGTGACTGTCGCCTGTCCCGCCGGTATTCACGATATCCTTGAGACTAAGCTCACCGAGGCAATGACCGTTTCTTTGCCGGACGCCGCCGGTTCCCTTGATCTGCGTGCGTATGACGATATTAAACGTCTGTGGCGGCAAAAGCAGGCGCTCGCTCTTGGACCCGGCTTGGGCTTGTCCGAGGGGGGCGCGGCCCTTGCTGGCTGTATCGTCCGTGATTGCCCGCTCCCTCTGGTTGTTGACGCGGACGGCATCAATGTTCTGTGTGATCAGAAAGACCTGCTGTCTGCTCGGCCTGCCGGGACGACCGTGCTGACCCCTCATTCGGGCGAGATGTCCCGACTGACCGGGGTGCCGGTAAGTGAGATTGAGGCGGACCGGGTTGGTGTTGCCGGCGATTTTGCCAAAAAATACGGCGTGGTTCTGGTGCTGAAGGGGGCCAGGACAGTCATCGCTTCTCCAGATGGAGATCTGTTCATAAACAGTACAGGGAACCCCGGCCTTGCCACGGGCGGTATGGGTGATGTGCTGACCGGAGTCATTTCCGGCCTGCTTGTTCAGGGACTGCCTCCGCTTGAAGCCGCCGTCCTTGGGGTTTTCTGGCATGGTTGCGCCGCCGATGACCTTGGCCAGGTCCAGGGCAATGCTGGTATGACCGCCACTGACCTGCTGCGACAACTGCCTTTAACGCGTCACCAAATTCTGACCTAA